AACGGATCgaacgatttattatttaaatatcgaatgtaCTCACGTTACAATAGTCATGGGCGTCCCCTAGTTCGCCTCTTGCCCGTAAAGCAGCGGCCATTTGTAGAAGTGCAGTGCGGTGGTGTCGTGTGTTGAGGTCAGTCGAGCGCGGACCGCGGCCGAGGTCACACGCACGCGCTGCACAAGCCACCGCACGTTCTGTGTCACGGAGACGACGCCACAGTTCTGATAGACCGACGTATACCTGAAACAATCAAATCGTCGATTGATGAAGATCACCTCTTTTAGAATATTACGTCGTTGTTATTTTGAAGATGATAGATCAGTGGCGAAGAACACCATCTCGCTGTTTGCATTTGCTTGAAAATATCTGCAATAAATCCAATATATATCACGATAACTTATAAACACGAATATAACCCTTGATTACCTCAGTATAGCAgttggctacatgtaaggctgCAGAACCGGAAGTCCTGGgctcaaatcccaggtcgggtcaataaaaagtgtgtacactcccgtggctcgaaaagcacgtaaaaccgttggtcctgcgtctgaactagGGAgctagggaacagagagtgcacctgtgtttgcgcactcacttgtgcattataatatctccctATATcgcgtaattggctaatctctcttgagattgaccgacgtggctgaaatcggtctggagaacattattattattatagcggGTCCAAATATTGAGAGGTAatggaaatgaaaaaaaatgaaaaaaaatcttgccAGAGTACCTGTAACAGCAGCGTGTTATCATTTTGACCTTGTGCTACAGCCAGGGCTTTTTGGAAGCCATCCATGGCTTTCGAAAACGCCCCAAGCTCCAAGCTCACAGCTGCTACGGTGAGGTGAACACATCCTGCAGTTGAGCCTCCCCCACAATCGTTGTAAAGTGCGTGGCGAGCGTATGATAGAGCTCTGGAAATAAACGTTTTAGCTTAACACcaaatttgacaaaaaaatggGATGAACTTagcttttgtttttgtaataaatctttTAACATAAGCTTAGAATTTGAACAAGTTATAACTACcaataatattcgttttttttttaatgaaataggttggtggactggcaaataatggtaactggtcaccactgtctatagacattggcgatgtaagaaatatcaaccatttcttactattccaccaaccttagaaactaagattttatgtctcttgtgcctgtaattacactggctcactcacccttcaaaccggaacataacatagactatagaatatctgaagagtgggtggtgccttcgcaggcttgcacaaagccctaccaccaagaaaagTTGTCAACtcgttaaaatgttaaataatacgCCAAATTATTAGTTACCTGTCAAGACCGCCAAGTGTTTGATGAGCGCGTGCGAGGTTCAGATAGGCTTCAGCACGCATCGGAGCCGAATCCAATTCCTCTGATATGCCGAGTTGTCGATTAGCGAATTCAAGAGATTccctaaaaaaattataaacaagacattaaaaaaatatacttatattacgcTGGACAGTAAGTTTGTGGCGATTTTGAAAtgtaacatattaaaatgttggcgtatatttaataaactatatacttaatgtaatttttgtttcataaaatgtGTTAGCAGACTGCAGTACCATATTTTAGACCCGTTAGGTCTACTAGCTAAAAGGCTTGGATTCCAATCCGGAGTGGGGTCAATTAAAGGTTCTCAAAATCTTAGGGGAGAAAAATATGtcgtgcgcctgaactctcaCCGAACGTGTCGTTTTGTCTCATCAGATTAAGTGAGGAGTTAGAAAGTGCGCTTGTGTTTTTGTGTTTGTTCATACACTTCTACACTATGATATCTCTTGCGCGATACGCTAGTCTTCGTAAAGAATGGCCGCCGACATTGGCCAGGAGCGCATTATATCATccctattatttattatattgcctaTCGAAAATCAGCAAGATCTCTCCCCACCACACTTAAGTTCATACTTCAACTTCTTGaagtaaaacaataaacttCGCTGTCATTGACTGACAATAGATTTTGGACACTTAGGCAGTCCCAGACACGCGGGCAAAAACTAGtacaatatatacacatataatactcatataacaagaaaaataatcctaataatatcataatcataTTCTTGGTAATTACCTTAATTATGccgttatttgtatttttaagttctGTTTTGAACAGGAATATTTCGTCACTTTCGACTACATCTTGAAATggagtaaatttaaaattataaaaaaaaaaaatggtaaatgaGAACCGACTGCAATCAAAGGCAATTTAAACAGATATCATTTCGTTGCTCGAGTCTAGTTTCAACtgagtaataattaaaactcgTTCTAAAATAAGATTTCGATCTGTACCTAAAACTAGTTCTGGATGATTAGAGTTTAAACTCTACTTGAGTTACTTTCTGTAATACGGGCCttataagcaagtgtaacgtaccgtaaccgtacccgtaacagcctgtgaatgtcccactgctgggctaaaggcctcctctcctctttttgaggagaaggtttggagcttattccaccacgctgctccaatgcgggttggtagaattcacatgtggcagaacttcagtgaaattagacacatgcaggtttcctcacgatgttttccttcaccgtaaagcacgagatgaattataattacaaattaagcacatgaaaattcagtggtgcttgcccgggtttgaacccacgatcatcgcttaagattcacgcgtttttaccactgggccatctcggcttttttaagtaataacgcttctttattaaataaatatttctgactGTCTTCAACAAGATTTAGAAAAAGTTATTCTGTTTGTACCTGTATTTTCCAAAGTCCATGTAAGCTTGATAAAGATGTCCCAGTAAAGCGAATTTGTCGCTCCTGTGTCGCACCCCACGCAGTGCGGACAGCCATACCTTCACCGCCAGGCGTTGTTCATTCTGACCATAAAGCCGCACTCCTCTTTCGATCtacaatattttgttacttgtattcattcattcatatgtAAATAACTGCAATAGTGGAAATGATTATATCAAGCTAcaaaattgtattgaaattattaacaaaatatacataggtCTATAACTGAATATTGAAGCATGTTCTGCTATCACCATGTTTTccgaatccgtaacagcctgtgaatgtcccactgctgggctaaaggcctcctctactcattttgaggagaatttttggagcttattccaccacactgctccaatgcgggttggtggaaaaccaTGTTTTGTGAAGATAAAATACTCTTACCTTGCCGCCTAGTTGGTCTAGCGGCTAGTTATAGTTATAAGACCGCAtatccgaggtcctgggttaaaaccccaggtcggattgccatcccatcggattatgagagtgaagaaaTTGAGCGTCCATTTGTGTtttcacacacacttgtgctttataatatgtcttatggttaatctctcttgaaattggccgctgtggccgaagcCGTTATCACTCTCACCTTTCGTCTCGCAAGATATTGATCGAGACGTGAACGGCAGATACGAAAGCATTCGAGGACACCAGCGGACGGCCGGTGAGCTGGCCCAAAGCGGGATCCCCATCGTATAGCCCCATTGCGCACTTCAGTCGGATATTCTTCAGAGAATGGAAATACGTCTGAAAATAgcgttaaaataatacattactgATCCCATGGGATACAGTTGTTCTCACtcctaataaaagttttatacttaattgggcatcattaatttattaaaagctgACACAGtgttaaaacaaagaaaatatattatataatacttcaaACTGTAAGCGTGATGTTtggatttaaaaaacataatcgtCTTTGAAACTATTTTGAGTTATTCCTGTATTGagaaattaattagtaaatagaTTATTCACAATATTTTTCTCGATACAAACGTAGAGATCACTGTCACACACACAATAACTGTGGTTTCAAGCTTTTTAACATTCATGGAACTCTAATTCgtagttaaattatttgtactaacATTCTGTTCGCATTGGCATTAAGATAAGCCTATCACCATAAATTTTTAGACGCCTTAtcttaattacagacacaaggggtTATATCTTAGATCCCATCGTTGGTGGTGCATGGCTCTGAACTTTGACCACGTGCACGTCACTGGAAGAGAACACTTTTTGATAATGAGATATTCGTCAAAACATACATTGCCATAAGTCTGTCAGTTAACGGGAAATTACATCAGAAAATTTGTCATAACCTGGTGGATCTTCAAGATGGTGTCGCGACGGATCAGGAGAGCTGAGCAGCCGCGTAGCCGACAGTTGGTGCGCCGGCACCCCGCTGAA
The nucleotide sequence above comes from Nymphalis io chromosome 27, ilAglIoxx1.1, whole genome shotgun sequence. Encoded proteins:
- the LOC126778844 gene encoding 43 kDa receptor-associated protein of the synapse homolog, yielding MSWDSIESRDFLGGVPAHQLSATRLLSSPDPSRHHLEDPPDVFPFSEEYPTEVRNGAIRWGSRFGPAHRPSAGVLECFRICRSRLDQYLARRKIERGVRLYGQNEQRLAVKVWLSALRGVRHRSDKFALLGHLYQAYMDFGKYRESLEFANRQLGISEELDSAPMRAEAYLNLARAHQTLGGLDRALSYARHALYNDCGGGSTAGCVHLTVAAVSLELGAFSKAMDGFQKALAVAQGQNDNTLLLQVYVGLSELWRRLRDTERAVACAARACDLGRGPRSTDLNTRHHRTALLQMAAALRARGELGDAHDYCNEALRLAAVAGDQGCYARAMRIAGDVYRRKCDYGKALRHYEVAMGAGQSLGDRLAQMEAMDGAARCLEALRLQGRICNCRPLEFNTRLLEVATSVGSKMLVRRVRLRLADIYTALGDNNAAARQRRAAGAWAAPACARCREPLAERAEPLASLPCAHIVHHACMPESWSRRSTRSSGGAECAECASPRAPRVPPPAPPAPRSLPSQVDFPFGTPPTLRESDLNSVLSDHSSQQATSSV